Part of the Aquarana catesbeiana isolate 2022-GZ linkage group LG06, ASM4218655v1, whole genome shotgun sequence genome is shown below.
ggtatgttggcccgttCCTCCATGCAGCTCTCCTCTAGAgctgtgatgttttggggctgtcgttgggcaacacggactttcaactccctccaaaggttttctatggggttgagacctAGAGaatagctaggccactccaggaccttgaaatgcttcttacgaagccactccttcgttgcccgggtggtgtgtttgggatcattgtcatgctgaaagacccagccatgtttcatcttcaatgcccttgctgatgggaggaggtttgcactcaaaatctcacgatacatggccccattcattctttcatgtacacagatcattcgtcctgttccctttgcagagaaacagctccaaagcatgatgttgccacccccatgcttcacagtaggtatggtgttctttggttgcaactcagcattccctctcctccaaacacgacgagttgtgtttctgccaaacagttctactttggtttcatctgaccatatgacattctcccaatcctcttctggatcatccaaatactctctagcaaacctcagacgggcccggacatgtactggcttaagcagggggacacgtctggcactgcaggatctgagtccctggcattgtagtgtgttactgatggtagcctttgttacattggtcccagctctctgcaggtcattcactaggtcctcccgtgtggttctggaatttttactcaccgttcttgtgatcattttgaccccacgaggtgagatcttgcgcggagccccagatcgagggagattatcagtggtcttgtatgtcttccattttctaattattgctcccacagttgatttcttcacaccaagctgcttgcctattgcagattcagtcttcccagcctgctgCAGGTctgcaattttgtttctggtgtccttcgacagctctttggtcttcaccatagtggagtttggagtgtgactgtttgaacttgttatcagtgtaaaagacacctgtccacaacctcaaacaggtgccattaatacaggtaatgagtggaggacagaggagccttttaaagaaaaagatacaggtctgtgagagccagaaatcttgcttgtttgtaggtgaccaaatacttcttctccaccataatttgcaaataaattctttcaaaaatcagacaatgtgattgtctggatttgtttccacattttgtctctcatagttgaggtatacctatgatgacaattacaggcctctctcatctttttaagtgggagaaccagcacaattggtggctgactaaatacttttttgccccactgtagcagTGACTGCCCTTTTTAGTTAGTAGGCTGATACACGTAGCTGTTGGGGatgatgcctgacatgtttcagactaaaTGTCCTTCTTCATAGGCTTTGTGTCATCTAGAGCCAACATGTTCTATAATTTAAACATATTTAGGTATTAATACAATAGTATAATCACATTACAGATCGTTTAAAACATAGATTGAGTAACCATCTGTGAAACTACGGCAAAGGAAGGACCATGTACTTACATGCCTGAGGTGTTTGCTGCTCACCAAAAGGGGGGGCGGAAGTATGGAAATAAGCCTGCGCAAGTGCTGGGATATGATACAACCCTAAGGATGTGTGGCTACTATTGTGTATTGACATTGATTTTaatgttttcattattttttcaataaaattactttttaaatACTCCCCTGGTCTGTCCTCACAATACTGAGAGATTATgctgtgccttgagcactaggctTTTTTCTTTGTAGAAcgatatatatattatgtgtgatgACAAGAATTACATGTATAGTCATGTGAACATGTATAGTCATGTGAACATGTCTTATGTAAACAGATGACATAAAATTCATAATCAAAGCAGGATTGATATAGAATATGGCAGCTGGTAGTTCAACGTGTTTTGTGActgataattatatatatatatatatatatatatatatatatatatatatatatatatatatatatatatatatatatatatatatatatatatatatatatatagatgatcTGACACAGTCAAAAGAGACTTGAGGTCCCACATGATTTCATCCTTATCATACATCAGGAAAGTGCCATGGATGCCTGTCCGCCATGGATGCTGTCTTTGTTGGCTGCTGTCACTGTGTATGCTCCCACAGCTCCCATGGGTGATATCCTTTGATGGCCAGCGGTTTCCAGCATCATATTATCAGCACTCATATGGTTTTGTACTGTGTACTTTTGACTGTGTCAGATcatctagatatatatatgtatttcattttttttatagataGATAATATgggcttgctcctgaagagtgaccTACAGTCATGAAATGCATCGATCTACCAGCTGCCATATTCTATATCAATCCTGCTCTGATTATGAATTTTATGTCATCTGTTTACATAAGACATGTTCACACGACTATACATGTAATTCTTGTCATCACACGTAATATTACGTAACAGTGACAGAGAGTAACAAGATTATAGGCTAGATAgatattttttaatatatgtatgtatatagatgaaATTTATTGGATCATGGAATAATGTTATGTGATATCTTTGAAATCGTTATAAGAATATTGTTATTATGGAAGATTGCTCTGAAAGTTGACATtatatgtgtttgtgtatatatatgtgtatgtgtgtgtatatatatatatatatatatatatatatatatatatatatatatatactaatgaataaatatatttttctatatatatattttacaaattcATAAATTTTTTTACCACTGcacgcttcatataaagtcccaatctcTTGCCCTCTTATTTTCCTAAACTATATTTTTATTAAGGGATTTTTATACATTTCACTTTTCCAAGAAATAAGTAATAAGGGATATAAATGTACCTAAATGTATAAATGTAAGACTGCTGTCATACAAGCTGTAGCCATGTGTACAAGGCCTCACTgtcctgcaatttaaaaaaaagtatcagttttGCTCTTTGAGGAACTTTTctccaactttaaaaaaaaaaactttgttattGTTGTATATTGTGAATTTTGTTAAAACAGTTTCAGTTagttactgtacatactgtatcggGAGATTAGAAGCTTAGTGAAGTTTTAAGTAAAGATGAATGTGATGTAATAGTTTTGTCCCTGAAGGTTTCTCTTTGTTCTCAACTCTGATCAGATTATAAAACACGGTCTTTTCTTAGCTTTTGATTTGTAAGAGCTATAGCCGGACATATTGCTGTACAGGTAAGAGATGTCATATTTATAATATTATATACTCACTATGTGTCTGAGTATTGGGTTGTATTCTCTTTGCTGGGTTATCAGTCAGCCCATATTTGCAGCAGGGATTTCCTCCTACTGTAGACCGGGGTTAACAAAGGATACAATCTCTTTACTACTGAAAGATGTGAGTAAAGACGTTtggaagtacttttgaatgacattgtTCAAGTCATCGATTTTACTAAGAATTTCTGTACAAATGTTTAtgtgaaaatctactagtgtatggccagctttgggctTGTTGAAAGAGATCCTGATATACACACGCATTAATTACAAATTAGCATTGTGCAATACACTCATAATAATAGTGTGGTGAGCAGCGCTGTAAAACAAGGAAGCAACATAAAAAGAGAACAagaaatatattttgatttgttcaGTGTATAGTGCATAAAATAACTACCAATGTAAAGATCAGAAATTTTGTTCTTTACTTTCACTGTTTACCTTTGCATTTTTAACAATATTATTTTAATCTTAATTTTGGGTTGAGCACtgagtttctcttttttttttcttatttgaattGTATTATACATTATATCTGAAGTGTACACCTGTGGAGATTATTCCTAGACACTTACTGGAAAAAAGATTTTGATCTTTGCATTCACATTTCTTCACAAACTATAGTTCATAAGAATTTTCTtatatgtacagtattttttttcttgttcaagtattttatttacccccttcctgaccagagcactttttacaatttggcactgcgtcactttaaatgctaattgcggcgtcatgcaatgctgtacccaaatgaaatttgcgtcctttttttcccacaaatagagctttcttttgatggtatttgatcaccactgcggtttttattttttgctctataaacagaaaaagaccgaaaattttgaaaaaaaattatattttctactttttgttgtaaaaaaaatccaataaactcaattttagtcatacattaaggccaaaatgtatttggccacatgtctttgataaaaaaagtcaataagtgtatatttattagtttgcgcaaaagttatagcgtctacaaactagggtacattttctagaatttacacagctttattttatttttattttttcagtttatgactgcctatgtcatttcttgaggtgctaaaatggcagggcagtaaaccccccccccccccccaaatgaccccattttggaaagtagacaccccaaagaaattgcccattgaatattttatttttttgtcccaagtgattgaataatgataaaaaaaaaaagttttacaaaaagttgtcaccaaatgatatattgctcacgcatgccatggttatatgtgaaattgcaccccaaaatacattctgctgattctcctgagtacggggataccatatgtgtgggaccttttgggagcctagccgcgtacggggccctgaaaaccaagcaccaccttcaggatttctaagggcataaatttttgatttcactcctcactacctatcacagttttgaaggccataaaatgcccagttggcacaaccccccccaattgaccccattttggaaagcagacaccccaagctatttgctgagaggcatgttgagtccatggaatattttatattttgacacaagttgcgggaaagtgacacattttttttttgccacaaagttgtcaccaaatgatatattgctcaaacatgccttgggcatatgtggaattacacccctgagtacagggataccacatgtgtgggactttttgggagcctagctgcataccgggccccgaaaaccaatcaccgacttcaggatttctaagggcatacattttttatttcactcttcactactaggggggtgattggggggtgactgggggtgaaatgtgtgcctagagtgttctactgttagtgtagtgttggtgcacttatgtagatgtcttctctcctcggtgccggaatgaaaagaccgacatgaggagagatgacatcacttcctctaccGCTGTTTACATAGCGAGGGAgtagccatgaatgagtggcctccccctcagcacggatcgctcccctaacgatgccaaccgactcgggcaccggggggtgcgTTGCGCCCcccgggaggcaaatcacgtaccaggtacgtgattttgcctgcccgtgccattctgccgtagtatatctgcattaggcggtcggcaagtggttaaagattatcaAAAAACATTGAATGTAATGAGTAAAGAGAAAAATTTTACATCgtgacattaaagtggatgtaaacccaatgtcatcctttctaaactaatgccataggggttatctataaggatatacatgcctcctgcatgtatctttacctgtcaaaagtCTTGCCTCTGTCTATTATTAGaccccgaaaaactgcagattctgtgggtgggtctgttgtctggagctcagtgggtggagtcatgatgtcagtagactccccgcccacctctacactccccttgtcaatatgcatttttctcctgtgtatttcttacactgaacttctgctatgatctctaacatccagtgaaaagacaggaaagtaaccacatgacttcagcatgccaaatcatgctgaggtgtggaacagccaatccttgtagagctgctaaagaaaggagtgggagagggaattaaaaaatactgcatgtctcttaggctagtgcacgagatatgtaaatcacctgtcactcacagcaaggggtaggatttgacaaagtttttctctgtttgtcaagatttatctcactgaacaataaaagaggattgctcagagctggattaactctttgtggcaagaccgggctcaaatgataggaaatcttatactctacagtatgatatcaacaacaacaacaaacgatttcgggtttacatccactttaatcttagTACAGGAAAGTATTGCTCTATTCGCATGTGACATCATAGAATTGTTTAGTTAAGAATTAAATTAAGAAAGATCAATGCAGTAAATAAATAGTTATCTATCTAAACAAGAATCTaccttatatatatacatttatgtagAGTCGCCTTTATGTACagtattttttatgtttgtgtcttgttttttttttttttgctttttgcaccacactatttataaatgtattaaactGTATATTTAGATTTTCTTGAGTagttgcagtgagtttgcatttaTAGGTTATGGGTGGAACTTATTTAGTTAACTTTTTTaactaattatattattattttttataaataaatgtaaatgttttGTGCAACACTGTGTTTTTTTCACTGCTTAACACTACATGCACAAATTCACTGAGGGTTCAGTCACATTATGCACTGAGaatatgttttaaaatgttttgcgacaatttttttgtagaatacTTTTCTCTAACTGTGTACAGTATTGTACATGTTTTCAATGTTTAGCTTTGAGCTTTATGGGCAAttcaaagtgtatttaaaccctagAACAAATATGTAAtttaatgcagcttaccagtccttatatgaggtaccgtatttattggcgtataacacacaccccaaatttaggagggaattttaaggaaaaaaacttttaggagggaagtttaaggaaaaaaacttacatttaaatgcccatcaatgcagccttattagtgtccatctgcagccttgtccagtgtctatctgcagccttgcccagtgcctctgcagccttgcccagtgcctctgcagccttgcccagtgcctttgcagcattgcccagtgccttttcagccttgcccagtgcctctgcagccttgcccagtgcctttgcagccttgccagtctctttgcagcattgcccagccgctgattatttaaaattagcgccgatctccgctgactgtgagcggagaggagCGATCACCAgcgagatacacaaagccgagtgtactcagctagactcggctcctctcgcagtcccgcccatctccactgattgcgagaggaaCGAGCGGCACCAacaaacacatagccgagtgtactcggctagattcggctcctctcgcagtcccgcccctgactgtaagtagagccgagaatagccgagtacactcggctatgtgtatatttCTGGCGcctgctccgctcacaatcagcggagatcggcgtataacacatacccacgattttcccctgattttaagggggaaaaaagtgcgtattatacgccgataaatacggtagttgtattagttttcattttttttccataagtttacatttttttaattttgttttctttatttccaCCCATTGATCCTacgaataacacacttcctgtccaaggGTGACAACGCTGTCTCACTACACTGCATTTATGGAGGGGAAATGTTCTGTAGTCCACATATAGATCTCAGGCAGAGATGACATATACAGACAATATTAGAGATTTCAGTGCAGCATTTtcagctcactacaggaagttaTGAGCTCAATGGACTTCTCAAAGGATCCACAGGTATTTTTTTGCAGCTACAAAACagatctaaagccttgtacacacggttccATTGTTGGTAGGGGTTTGTCTGTTgacgtcacacaaaagtcgaaagtacaaacacgtatgatcggaatcaatgctcaccaaacacgaaattagcagaaggggtgcAAAGGGTGGCGCtccagagctgaaattccttgtagttagtcactacgttcgtgtttgtttcacgacaattgtgtaacgttagtatgcaagacaagatcctggcatgcgcccttttgacaaaaatcagacgctcggttggccaacaatcgtaccgtgtgtacgaggcttaacattaCACCTTTAATTGTATATTTAAGACCAAAAAGTAGTATGGTCattgttaggggttaattattttacTACTGagagactaaagcctggtacacaggaTGATATTATCGGACTAATAATCATCCATTTTTtttatgctagtctcatatcgaaaacaaagaggttactcaacttaccAAAATTCTTGcaggacagaatacaacttcagaagtgatataatgtgttgaattgttttgtaatgtattctttcatttccgagcatgtgtagtcttgctcttatgatttttttcagtactaattaaacgaaaatcagatGGTGAGTTCACTTAAGATACAGATTTACTAGCCTGCACCTTCAGGTTTTGTcatctgaaaagttggaattggctgtcaaaagcactatACTAACGATCAGATAATTGGCTGAACATTcatcgtacaaatttttttttcagatcttcttactgtgtgtacgagcctttaggcaggccatagactatGCAAAAaccactggttgcaggaaagaagatcgctagattcccccatcaacactgatggtgctgatgggggaatccctcccaaggagctattgtgttctgccagcgggggGGGTCATGGGGAGCCATGCCTGAGAGgagaacaaataaaaataaaaagaagggaaccctgggatggtacgggtgaagggGTAGGGAGTAATAAATGGGTAAATCTGAGTATAAGGGAGAGAGGAGCCTGAGAGGAGAAGAACACAATCATTgcactagcagctatagccactagcaataatcacatgctaaatatccaacatgctggttgaacCCAATTTATgctgatggatcgacttgggtacaatcagcctgcccacaaATGGATTGATTGAAAGTCAGAAACAGCCAGGCAATCAGCATTTTCAGGGGGAGAAGGCAGGGGGAGACAATaacatattttatttatgtttctcaatacaggtttcctttaaccccCCAAgacagtggttgatttactaaaactggagagtgcaaaatctggtgcagctgtgcatggaagccaatcagcttctaacttaagcttgttcaattgacaaaaaaaacaaaatctgattggtttctatgcagagatgcaccagattttgcactctccagttttagtaaatcaacccgagtgGCTGGTAAAAGACAATGATTTGTTATTATACTTACGTGTATGAAAACTTATCAAAAAGAAcagaaattatgtttttttaattattgcttTGTTTTACATTTGGATAATTCCTGGATAAAGAATATTTGTACATTATACATATTGGACTCTGTATATATTTAGATTTAAACTACTTTATTGCTACTGCTAGTATATACAACTTGTGTAttactatatattatattttttaactcTGCTGTTTTCTAAAAAATGAATTTAGTTTTTGTGTAGAAATGTGTCCATATCCCATGGAAAACACATCTATACTCTAGATGTGCACATTTTGCCATTTTTCtttaaaactgaccacaaataACAAAACAATGATCATAAACAACAAATTCCCTTTTTATATACACAGGTTTTGTGAAGAAATACATTTCGTTTCTGTGTAGAAATGCTGCCATGGAAAACATTACATCTCCTATAGATGTGCACATTTTGCCCTTTTTCATGAAAACTGGAAACACATTGATCACTTTTAGCTCTGTCTACTTTTTCTTCATCTATTTATTTGGAATGCTGGTGAACATAATTATCATTGCAGTGATATGTTTGGACCTCCATTTGCACACCCCGATGTATTTATTTCTCTGGAACTTGTCTGTTGTTGATATTTCTTATACAACTGTTACCATTCCAAAACTTCTCTACATCTTACTATCTGGAAATAATTCAGTGCCATTTACACAATGCTTTATCCAAATGTATTTTATTTCGATAGCCGACAGCGCTGAGGCCATAGTTCTATTTATAATGGCGTATGACCGATATGTAGCAATTTGTCACCCTTTGCACTATCATCGTATACTTAGTAAGAAAATCTGCATATTACTAATAATAGCAATCTGGATTGGTGGGAATGTAAATTCATGTTTAATTACAAGTTCATTCTTAAGAATACATTTCTGTTCTTCTGTTACCATTTGCCAGTTCTTCTGTGATGCTAAAGCTCTCATCAACATTTCCTGTGGTGGTACTGAAATGTATTATATTGTCATGTATGAAGTGTATTTATTATTTGGGCTCTGCCCAGTTATGTGCAACTTGATATCCTATGTACAAATTTTTAAGATCATACAAAATTTTAAATCTAAGGATAGCAGAAGTAAAGTCTTCTCCACCTGTTCATCCCACCTCATTGTTTTGGCACTCTTTTATGGATCTGCTGCATCTGTATACATGACCCCACCATCAGATCGCTATGACTTACTCGAACAAATCTTAACCATGTTCTACTCCACAGTTGTCCCGATGTTGAACCCTCTCATATACAGTCTACGAAACAAAGAAATAAGGAATTCTTTGCGGAAACTTGCATCAAATTGTCGTCATTTAAGAACCTGAAGAACCTATATGGGAATTCACCTGGAAAAATTATTTGCAACCATAATGCACTGCCTAAACTTTGAATTGAGAAATAAGGGTCTTGAAATTGGCAATAAGGGGCTTTTGTATATGCCAGCTCCTCATTATAAAAAGGCTAACTCATGATGAGAATGTGCTgctgatagggatgagccaaacaccccccccccggttgggttcgcaccagaacctgcaaacagaccgaaaatttgcacgaacgttagaacttcattgaagtctatgggactcgaacgttcgaaatcaaaagtgctaattttaaaggctaatttgcatggtattgtcctaaaaagggtttggggacccgggtcctgccccaggggacatgtatcaatgcaaaaaaaagttttaaaaactgctgttttttcgggagcagtgattttaatgatgcttaaagtgaaaaaaaaggtgaaatattcctttatatatcgtacctggggggtgtctatagtatgcctgtaaagtggcgcgtgtttcccgtgcttagaacagtccctgcacaaaatgacatttttaaaggaataaaagtcatttaaaactgcttacggctttaatgtaatgtccggtcccggtaatatggatgaaaatcagtgagacaaacggcatgggtagcccccccccagtccattaccgggccctttgggtcttgtatggatattaaggggaaccccgcacccaaatttaaaaaaaggaaaggcgtggggccccaggccctctggacagcagtatacaggcggtgcaaacaagacagggactgtaggtttgttgttaagtagaatctgtttgtaattttgaactggtacgtttttaaagtgtagttcaagccaaaaaatctatttttaagctttttggaaaacatagggaagggtcatcacccctgtgacatttgttttgctgtctgtgcacctcttcagaagattttacctcactttctgtcccaatgataaatgttttttgacaatttggggtttttagtgaaacaaggattggtgataaagcatcaatggaaaggagacacatttttcccatattaactct
Proteins encoded:
- the LOC141148009 gene encoding olfactory receptor 1G1-like; the protein is MENITSPIDVHILPFFMKTGNTLITFSSVYFFFIYLFGMLVNIIIIAVICLDLHLHTPMYLFLWNLSVVDISYTTVTIPKLLYILLSGNNSVPFTQCFIQMYFISIADSAEAIVLFIMAYDRYVAICHPLHYHRILSKKICILLIIAIWIGGNVNSCLITSSFLRIHFCSSVTICQFFCDAKALINISCGGTEMYYIVMYEVYLLFGLCPVMCNLISYVQIFKIIQNFKSKDSRSKVFSTCSSHLIVLALFYGSAASVYMTPPSDRYDLLEQILTMFYSTVVPMLNPLIYSLRNKEIRNSLRKLASNCRHLRT